A genome region from Desulfovibrio sp. JC010 includes the following:
- a CDS encoding TcpQ domain-containing protein — MRKLIPLLLLSLLASGCSVKRAGRQLEAEIMSQQTTMYQEQEIEQLVEEAALKVAGHYPPGRTVLHLNVPDNDFGWKFDASLRAQGFQFSPKSTDPNVLDMDLVFDGIGNSTLYYLHVKASDGWSFGQVYNLTHDGFEKAGLLTQTPAFFEFVGNDSRQVESPLAEDWNIVPGGLRDQLKRWAGRAEYTLVWKAPHDFQMQAEASFRDTFPRAVKRLFSRMHASGNSLRVTIYQANKVVEVCED; from the coding sequence ATGAGAAAATTAATCCCCTTACTTCTGCTGAGCCTGCTTGCCAGCGGCTGTTCTGTAAAACGTGCGGGCAGACAGCTTGAAGCTGAAATAATGAGCCAGCAGACAACCATGTACCAAGAACAGGAAATTGAGCAGTTAGTGGAAGAAGCCGCGCTCAAAGTAGCCGGTCATTACCCTCCGGGCCGGACCGTCCTGCACCTGAATGTCCCTGACAATGACTTCGGCTGGAAGTTTGATGCCAGCCTCCGCGCACAGGGCTTCCAATTCAGTCCCAAGTCCACAGATCCTAATGTGCTGGATATGGACTTGGTCTTTGATGGCATCGGCAACAGCACCCTTTATTACCTGCATGTCAAAGCTTCAGACGGCTGGTCTTTCGGGCAGGTCTACAACCTGACCCATGATGGATTTGAAAAGGCCGGACTGCTGACCCAGACCCCTGCATTTTTTGAGTTCGTGGGCAATGACTCCCGACAGGTTGAATCTCCACTTGCTGAAGACTGGAACATCGTTCCCGGTGGCCTGCGGGATCAGCTCAAACGCTGGGCTGGTCGCGCTGAATACACGCTGGTCTGGAAAGCTCCCCATGATTTTCAGATGCAGGCCGAAGCCTCTTTCCGGGATACCTTCCCCAGAGCAGTCAAACGGCTGTTTTCCAGAATGCACGCCAGCGGAAATTCACTGCGCGTAACCATCTATCAGGCCAACAAGGTCGTTGAAGTCTGCGAGGATTAA
- a CDS encoding ATPase, T2SS/T4P/T4SS family yields MTNNEIPEILQERVMLLEGVILISAELEDDAHLMSFLSYAARKGYTETKRVEASEFQKLRKKHHTRIETESDIQTLAVDIIADAHKQGASDIHLTDEGPYASIKFRKLGMVQDYKQLKGERGRKIIVAIYQTMSNQVDSTFIPSERQDGRIVNNDFLPSEVHSIRIHTEPLECAMADNGTGTFMALRLLYDRTTAKGNLEQRLASLGYSEQHKRDFQTLTQRSGLSLLSGPTGHGKSTALKHIMESMAEENPEKNYLAIEDPPEYPLERVKQVRVSTNDQDENRGRAYRNAIAGAMRSDPDEIMIGEIRFPQAASAALDAAQTGHGVWTTVHANSAFGIIQRMVSLLCAANYPDPLEYLCDHTVLSGLHHQRLVPVLCPKCKMPIKHVFALGPDNELRRRSLPQPLLERIMSTITDMDQIHIRGEGCAECAGMGIIGQTVAAELVPTDHVILNAIRNGNMDAAYTHWRHELNGRTFVDHALELIQTGIVDPCLAELRLGVPLDYDRKHNGFTTSHIETFPQRSEFAHAVV; encoded by the coding sequence ATGACCAACAACGAAATACCGGAGATTCTGCAAGAGCGGGTCATGCTCCTTGAGGGCGTGATCCTGATCTCTGCGGAGCTGGAAGACGACGCACATCTGATGTCCTTCCTCAGCTATGCCGCCCGCAAAGGTTACACGGAAACCAAGCGGGTTGAAGCCAGTGAATTCCAGAAGCTGCGCAAGAAGCACCACACCCGCATCGAGACCGAGAGCGACATTCAGACCCTTGCCGTGGACATCATCGCCGATGCCCATAAGCAGGGCGCGTCCGACATTCACCTGACTGACGAAGGTCCGTATGCCTCCATCAAGTTCCGCAAGCTGGGCATGGTGCAGGATTACAAGCAGCTTAAAGGCGAGCGTGGCCGCAAGATCATTGTGGCCATCTATCAGACCATGTCCAATCAGGTAGATTCGACCTTCATTCCCAGTGAGCGGCAGGACGGCAGGATCGTAAACAATGACTTCCTGCCCTCGGAAGTTCATTCCATCCGCATCCATACCGAGCCGCTGGAATGCGCCATGGCCGACAACGGCACCGGGACCTTCATGGCCCTGCGTCTGCTCTATGACCGCACCACGGCCAAGGGCAATCTGGAGCAGCGGCTCGCCAGTCTCGGCTATTCCGAACAGCACAAGCGCGATTTTCAGACCCTGACCCAGCGGTCCGGGCTTTCGCTGCTTTCCGGTCCCACCGGACACGGCAAAAGTACCGCGCTCAAACACATCATGGAAAGCATGGCCGAGGAGAATCCCGAAAAGAACTACCTCGCCATTGAAGATCCGCCGGAATATCCGCTGGAGCGGGTCAAGCAGGTCCGGGTCAGCACTAACGATCAGGATGAAAATAGAGGCCGGGCTTACCGCAACGCCATTGCCGGGGCCATGCGTTCCGACCCGGATGAAATCATGATCGGTGAGATCCGTTTCCCGCAGGCTGCTTCCGCCGCACTGGATGCTGCCCAGACCGGGCACGGGGTCTGGACTACTGTTCACGCCAACTCGGCCTTTGGAATCATTCAGCGCATGGTTTCCCTGCTATGTGCGGCCAATTACCCTGACCCGCTGGAATATCTCTGCGACCACACCGTGCTTTCCGGCCTGCATCATCAGCGACTGGTCCCGGTTCTCTGCCCCAAGTGCAAGATGCCTATCAAACACGTTTTTGCTCTTGGGCCCGACAATGAACTGCGCCGTAGAAGCCTTCCGCAACCGCTTTTAGAACGGATCATGTCCACCATAACCGACATGGATCAGATTCATATTCGTGGTGAAGGCTGCGCAGAGTGCGCAGGCATGGGCATCATCGGCCAGACTGTTGCCGCTGAGCTGGTCCCCACCGACCACGTAATTCTTAATGCCATCCGCAACGGAAACATGGATGCAGCCTACACCCACTGGCGACATGAGTTAAACGGCAGAACCTTTGTGGACCATGCCCTTGAACTCATCCAGACAGGCATAGTTGATCCCTGCCTTGCTGAACTGCGGCTCGGCGTTCCGCTGGATTACGACCGCAAACACAATGGGTTCACTACCAGCCACATAGAAACATTCCCACAAAGAAGCGAGTTTGCCCATGCAGTTGTTTAA
- the trbG gene encoding P-type conjugative transfer protein TrbG, translated as MKQTLLSIFLVLISVCTAWASPLPAPDYISKKDVPLNSKEWAALKLSREWMNRKIKPIMQSNGKVVYVYGATLPTLICSPLMASDLELQPGENVNDVIIGDTARWMVVVGRSGMPGRERTHLIIKPLDAGLVTSAVITTDRRTYHLKLVSRRKGHTPYVAFLYPEDQQKILKASLKKKERKEVWETTHIAGKTVDLSTLDFSYAISGDDASWKPMRVYNDGIRTFIQLPRTSTQTEIPVLLVEKAGQEAIVNYRVKGSSMIVDEIFEKAILVAGTGTDQAKVEINRIEVTK; from the coding sequence ATGAAACAGACTCTTCTCTCAATATTCCTTGTGCTTATCAGCGTATGCACGGCATGGGCCTCGCCGCTGCCAGCACCGGATTACATCAGCAAAAAAGACGTTCCGCTGAACAGCAAAGAGTGGGCAGCACTCAAGCTTTCACGGGAATGGATGAACCGCAAAATCAAGCCGATCATGCAGAGCAACGGCAAGGTCGTTTACGTCTACGGCGCGACCCTGCCGACCCTTATCTGCTCCCCGCTCATGGCCTCGGACCTTGAACTCCAGCCCGGTGAAAACGTCAATGACGTCATCATCGGAGACACCGCCCGCTGGATGGTGGTTGTGGGCCGATCCGGCATGCCGGGCCGGGAACGCACCCACCTCATCATCAAGCCCCTTGATGCCGGACTCGTGACCAGCGCGGTCATCACCACCGACCGCCGCACCTATCACCTGAAACTGGTTTCCCGGCGCAAGGGACACACTCCCTACGTGGCTTTTCTGTACCCGGAAGATCAGCAAAAAATACTTAAAGCCAGTCTTAAAAAGAAAGAACGCAAAGAAGTCTGGGAGACCACCCACATCGCAGGCAAAACCGTTGATCTCTCCACACTCGACTTCAGCTATGCCATCAGCGGAGATGATGCGAGTTGGAAGCCCATGCGCGTCTACAACGACGGAATCAGGACTTTTATCCAGCTTCCGAGGACATCCACCCAGACCGAAATACCGGTGCTGCTGGTGGAAAAAGCCGGGCAGGAAGCAATCGTCAATTATCGGGTCAAAGGTAGTTCCATGATCGTTGATGAGATCTTTGAAAAAGCAATCCTCGTGGCCGGAACCGGAACGGATCAGGCCAAGGTGGAAATAAACCGTATTGAGGTAACAAAATGA
- a CDS encoding type 4 pilus major pilin has translation MTLLETLGALLIGLIVLGGSGYMISKGIDNDKIAKAEQNLSTFRLDIKNLYQGEPDFNGLTTDIAVTNEAVPDGMIKSSGEVRNVWNGAVTVAAGTDPTTFTITHNSVPEYACVKLATFQAGSWVSVTVNGVVIQQASGMVAAITNQLAATNTIVFTSN, from the coding sequence ATGACATTACTGGAAACACTCGGCGCATTACTTATCGGCCTCATCGTACTCGGCGGTTCCGGCTACATGATTTCCAAAGGAATCGACAACGACAAAATTGCCAAGGCGGAACAGAACCTTTCCACCTTCCGCCTCGATATCAAGAACCTCTATCAGGGCGAACCAGACTTCAACGGCCTGACCACAGACATTGCCGTGACCAACGAAGCCGTGCCTGACGGTATGATCAAAAGCAGCGGTGAAGTTCGCAACGTCTGGAACGGTGCAGTAACCGTTGCCGCCGGAACTGATCCGACCACCTTCACCATCACCCACAACAGCGTACCCGAATACGCCTGCGTAAAGCTGGCGACCTTTCAGGCCGGATCATGGGTTTCGGTCACAGTCAATGGCGTGGTCATCCAGCAGGCCAGCGGAATGGTTGCTGCCATCACCAATCAGCTCGCCGCCACCAACACAATCGTCTTCACTTCCAACTAA
- the pilP gene encoding type IV pilus biogenesis protein PilP, with the protein MRLINLVLIMLLLATAVYAQESADMASFADPLVSAPANSSMPVGNGTAFNATAAGHDNGTNATIPTFYEATNSTSNGTTTQPNSAEKQTSARPKISGPAFVSLEGLSALHSQLDVLNVQVKIAEKQKKLRELTMPIIPVLPPASAAPKTAVKKTSRPVWPKIVSIQGVDGRLSATLVSRDGVQTVSEGASVGIGRVDVITPQSVLVRHNGKNIPLKFVE; encoded by the coding sequence ATGCGTCTTATTAACCTCGTCCTGATCATGCTCCTGCTGGCAACTGCCGTCTATGCACAGGAATCGGCTGACATGGCTTCTTTTGCCGATCCGCTGGTTTCCGCTCCTGCAAACAGCTCAATGCCAGTTGGAAACGGAACTGCGTTCAACGCAACCGCTGCGGGGCATGACAACGGAACAAACGCGACTATCCCGACTTTCTACGAAGCCACCAACAGCACGAGTAACGGCACAACTACCCAGCCTAATTCTGCCGAGAAACAAACCTCCGCAAGGCCCAAAATCAGCGGCCCAGCCTTTGTTTCCCTTGAAGGCTTAAGTGCGCTTCATTCACAGCTCGATGTCCTCAATGTGCAGGTCAAAATCGCTGAGAAGCAAAAGAAACTGCGCGAGCTGACCATGCCGATAATCCCGGTCCTGCCCCCAGCTTCAGCAGCCCCCAAAACTGCCGTAAAAAAGACAAGCCGTCCGGTCTGGCCCAAAATAGTTTCGATCCAAGGTGTGGACGGACGGCTCTCCGCAACTCTGGTCAGTCGTGACGGAGTGCAGACCGTAAGCGAGGGCGCAAGCGTAGGAATCGGCAGGGTTGATGTCATCACCCCGCAGTCAGTGCTTGTCCGTCATAACGGCAAGAATATTCCCTTGAAATTCGTGGAGTAA
- a CDS encoding secretin N-terminal domain-containing protein → MKRVLLFMLCVCLFVGGCTNFQPSPQELSVKSRAASMHQATMKKTVTVVHAPYVGAVPVELDNNKLPAVFTRRITLNLRHPLTAPELARKISEQFPVHIEVVQDADSDMHVAQENQERKSPERMQLMYDGQLKGLLDNMCEFFGMGWEYDSSRAKVEIARLQTKSFSLDVAPGNIKYESTITNKSQTSGNSGNANNINGVGQTTKTSDSVSQTSQTNKASFEGDVWKDTQRAVEAMLSKDGRVVVNEAAGMVTVTDTNTVLRRVEKYINSLNSKMGRQVALAVKVWSLELNRNADTGFNLETALKAGQSSFSLLGGQPHSSLAGAGTLTAAILDGNWKDTKLMLRALRQRGRTTLLTSGSGIVMNNQALPVQVVKRDSYLAGVSSTTTENSMQTSELTPGEVSTGFSMTVLPHIMDNRKAILQYNITLSSLDSMKEFSSGSMTIQLPQVSTRSFSQRVKMKCGQTLVLAGFEQESNQDSKGIGISSGGLSQQYGKSLIIITIEMESAGV, encoded by the coding sequence ATGAAACGAGTTCTTTTATTTATGCTCTGCGTCTGTCTGTTTGTCGGCGGATGCACCAATTTCCAACCTTCCCCGCAGGAACTATCGGTAAAGAGCCGTGCCGCATCCATGCACCAAGCAACCATGAAAAAGACGGTCACTGTTGTCCATGCGCCCTACGTGGGCGCGGTTCCCGTGGAGCTGGACAACAATAAGCTTCCTGCCGTCTTCACCAGACGGATTACCCTCAACTTAAGGCACCCGCTGACCGCGCCGGAGCTGGCGAGAAAAATCAGCGAGCAGTTTCCCGTTCATATTGAAGTGGTGCAGGACGCTGACAGCGATATGCATGTTGCGCAGGAAAATCAGGAACGCAAAAGCCCTGAACGCATGCAGCTCATGTATGACGGCCAGCTCAAGGGCTTGCTGGACAACATGTGCGAATTCTTCGGCATGGGCTGGGAATATGATTCCAGCCGGGCCAAGGTTGAAATTGCCCGCTTGCAGACCAAGTCATTCAGCCTTGATGTTGCACCGGGAAATATCAAATACGAATCCACCATCACCAACAAATCCCAGACTTCCGGGAACTCCGGCAACGCCAACAACATCAACGGCGTAGGCCAGACCACCAAAACCTCGGATAGTGTCAGCCAGACCTCGCAGACCAACAAAGCCAGCTTTGAAGGCGATGTCTGGAAGGATACCCAAAGAGCTGTCGAAGCCATGCTCAGCAAGGACGGCAGGGTTGTGGTCAACGAAGCCGCCGGAATGGTCACTGTTACCGACACCAACACCGTCCTGCGCCGGGTTGAAAAGTACATCAACTCCCTGAACTCAAAGATGGGCAGGCAGGTGGCCCTTGCGGTCAAGGTCTGGTCGCTGGAGCTGAACCGCAATGCTGATACCGGCTTCAATCTTGAGACCGCCCTCAAGGCCGGTCAGTCCAGCTTCAGCCTGCTCGGCGGCCAACCGCACAGCTCCCTTGCCGGTGCGGGAACTCTGACCGCCGCAATTCTTGACGGCAACTGGAAGGACACCAAGCTCATGCTTCGCGCCCTGCGTCAACGTGGGCGCACAACCCTGCTGACTTCCGGCTCCGGGATTGTGATGAACAATCAGGCCTTGCCGGTTCAGGTGGTCAAACGAGATTCCTATCTTGCCGGGGTCAGCTCAACCACCACTGAAAATTCCATGCAGACCTCGGAACTCACGCCCGGTGAGGTCTCCACCGGCTTTTCCATGACCGTGCTCCCGCACATCATGGATAACCGCAAAGCCATCCTGCAATACAACATCACCCTCTCTTCGCTGGATTCCATGAAGGAATTCTCCTCCGGTTCCATGACCATCCAGTTGCCGCAGGTTTCCACCCGCAGCTTCAGCCAGCGGGTCAAAATGAAGTGCGGCCAGACTCTGGTGCTGGCCGGATTCGAGCAGGAAAGCAATCAGGACTCTAAGGGAATCGGCATCAGCTCCGGCGGGCTCAGCCAGCAGTACGGCAAAAGCCTGATCATCATCACCATTGAAATGGAAAGTGCCGGAGTCTAG
- a CDS encoding type II secretion system F family protein, whose product MQLFKHTNLLAKLFFTQQVRIRVYRKLAAMTRHGILMADAVSYIEERYAKQRNLLSPVLSEVSARINSGDSIHEALRGFIPAEEAMLLQSGMESGKLHVSLELCVKLIKARLKIVNSMWKALSYPVILVLALIALLLVLSRYVVPKLAELSEPSRWVGSAKTLYQVAGFVDSTFGTILLAGIVLLFLTSLATIKIWTGKIRVRFDGLPPWSFYRLIIGSLWLFTLSTLMKSGIQLSQAMNDMLETPGSSPWLKERLNSIKAQLNLGKGIGEALDDSGYRFPAQTIIEDLRIYSTLPGFDARLHLIAEEWLAEGMETIKTQAKIINITCIIGISSMITSIVLAVTSLQQQLGQNMGY is encoded by the coding sequence ATGCAGTTGTTTAAGCACACCAATCTGCTGGCAAAGCTCTTCTTTACCCAGCAGGTACGGATCAGGGTTTACCGCAAACTTGCGGCCATGACCCGCCACGGAATTCTCATGGCTGATGCCGTCAGCTACATTGAAGAACGCTACGCCAAGCAACGCAATCTGCTCAGCCCGGTACTCTCTGAAGTGTCGGCCCGCATCAATTCCGGGGACAGCATTCATGAAGCTCTGCGCGGTTTCATCCCTGCTGAAGAAGCAATGCTCCTTCAAAGCGGCATGGAATCAGGAAAACTTCATGTGTCACTTGAACTTTGTGTAAAGCTTATCAAAGCCAGGCTGAAAATTGTCAACTCCATGTGGAAAGCATTGAGCTACCCGGTAATTCTGGTCCTTGCCCTGATTGCCCTGCTGCTGGTGCTCTCGCGCTACGTAGTTCCCAAACTTGCCGAGCTTTCCGAGCCTTCCCGCTGGGTGGGCAGTGCAAAGACTCTCTATCAAGTGGCCGGATTCGTGGATTCCACCTTCGGAACCATCCTGCTTGCCGGGATAGTGCTGCTTTTCCTCACTTCACTGGCGACCATCAAGATCTGGACCGGCAAGATTCGTGTCCGCTTTGACGGCCTGCCGCCGTGGTCATTCTATCGGCTTATCATCGGCAGTCTCTGGCTCTTCACCCTCTCAACCCTGATGAAATCCGGGATTCAACTCTCACAAGCCATGAACGACATGCTTGAGACTCCCGGTTCCAGCCCGTGGCTCAAGGAACGGCTGAACTCAATCAAGGCCCAGCTTAATCTCGGCAAAGGGATCGGCGAAGCTTTGGACGATTCCGGCTACCGCTTTCCGGCTCAAACCATCATCGAAGATCTGCGCATCTATTCCACACTTCCCGGCTTCGACGCCCGGCTGCACCTCATTGCCGAGGAATGGCTGGCTGAAGGCATGGAGACAATCAAAACGCAGGCCAAAATCATCAACATAACCTGCATCATCGGCATCAGTTCAATGATCACCAGCATCGTACTCGCGGTGACATCACTTCAACAACAACTCGGTCAAAACATGGGATATTAA
- the pilO2 gene encoding type 4b pilus protein PilO2: MQHILIKKKKYAIGLWWQFINGSGKRKDALEQARILAEKFPEGGYNCVAIRKQQFGLGNCAEAKIKRLPSLACALVERSQPTWIGMFCLSEELWWVCAVSKKNIAAEGDQYFNSQAEAEAHFKNLKSLSDWDDNEILCETVEESMDHFNGLLRTSEKVQPLVEENRRGLLISCAALCAALSMGWLIWDQFQQDQLAELRRLAAIESNLKQQEIVPVVINPDTLFAKTWNETALPSAFAYEFLRAVRHTEPYTLGWKLKSVIRNNEGIYMAWLHQQGAQFTDRPGNSTLGSSPELAEIAIPYSLRNQRAKQELGHKSEVTARLYELTRVLGAKLRLNWKNPEIKKLDKTNQHTAPWIKGGWKLSALPSISVISEPLFFELDTIPGLVLTKIDLTENKCTMEGQIYASY, translated from the coding sequence ATGCAACATATTCTCATCAAAAAGAAAAAATACGCCATCGGCCTCTGGTGGCAGTTCATTAACGGCTCCGGCAAACGCAAAGACGCGCTGGAACAGGCCCGCATTCTGGCCGAGAAATTCCCCGAAGGCGGATACAATTGCGTTGCAATCAGAAAGCAACAGTTCGGCCTTGGCAACTGCGCTGAAGCAAAGATCAAACGTCTGCCCTCGCTGGCCTGTGCGCTGGTTGAGCGTTCCCAGCCCACATGGATCGGAATGTTCTGTCTCAGTGAAGAATTGTGGTGGGTCTGCGCGGTCAGCAAGAAAAACATCGCTGCTGAAGGCGACCAATACTTCAACTCACAGGCTGAAGCTGAAGCCCACTTCAAGAACCTCAAATCCCTGTCCGACTGGGATGACAACGAGATTCTTTGCGAAACCGTTGAAGAGTCCATGGATCATTTCAACGGTTTGCTGCGAACTTCCGAAAAAGTTCAACCGTTAGTTGAAGAAAACCGCAGAGGCTTGTTGATTTCCTGTGCTGCGCTGTGCGCTGCCCTGAGCATGGGCTGGTTGATCTGGGACCAGTTTCAGCAGGATCAGCTTGCAGAACTGCGCAGGCTTGCCGCCATTGAGAGCAACCTCAAGCAGCAGGAAATAGTGCCGGTTGTCATCAATCCCGACACCTTATTTGCGAAGACTTGGAACGAAACCGCGCTTCCTTCAGCTTTTGCATATGAGTTCCTGCGTGCCGTGCGCCATACCGAACCGTACACCCTCGGCTGGAAGCTGAAATCCGTCATTCGTAATAATGAAGGGATTTATATGGCCTGGCTGCATCAGCAGGGTGCGCAATTTACTGACCGTCCCGGCAACTCCACTCTCGGCTCCAGCCCGGAACTGGCTGAAATCGCCATTCCCTATTCACTCAGAAATCAGCGAGCAAAACAGGAGCTGGGCCACAAATCCGAAGTCACCGCCCGGCTCTATGAGCTGACTCGCGTTCTCGGTGCAAAGCTGCGCCTGAACTGGAAGAACCCCGAAATCAAAAAGCTCGACAAGACAAATCAGCACACCGCTCCATGGATCAAAGGAGGATGGAAACTGTCCGCGCTGCCGTCAATTTCGGTCATTTCCGAACCGCTCTTCTTTGAGCTGGACACCATTCCCGGTCTGGTTCTCACAAAAATCGACCTTACTGAAAACAAATGCACCATGGAGGGACAGATCTATGCGTCTTATTAA